From Micromonospora echinospora, one genomic window encodes:
- a CDS encoding DUF2804 domain-containing protein, with protein sequence MTHEREITEPVELCLPDGRLDPDAVGWTRRPLHRANLRGWGRRKRWEYWGVVTPTHILGVVASSLDYAGVHSVYLLDRATGTEVATEAVVPLARGVVLPERSGAGRVSVRAGAVTVTIDQTPEATLLRASAGQVEIDLTMPLPPGHESLGVVVPWGRHRFQYTVKDVGRPVQGRFRVGTTWHDVPSAESFAVLDHGRGKWPYSITWNWAAGAGPGRAIQLGGAWTDGTGSTENALVVDGRLHKIGDELRWRYDRADWTRPWRITGPRVDVTFHPFHERVSRTSLGVVANETHQCFGHFTGWAATDDGERIDLDGLVGWAEEARNRW encoded by the coding sequence GTGACGCACGAGCGCGAGATCACCGAGCCGGTCGAGCTGTGCCTGCCGGACGGGCGCCTCGACCCCGACGCGGTCGGCTGGACCCGCCGGCCGCTGCACCGGGCCAACCTGCGGGGCTGGGGCCGGCGCAAGCGGTGGGAGTACTGGGGTGTGGTCACCCCCACGCACATCCTCGGGGTCGTCGCGTCCTCCCTGGACTACGCCGGGGTGCACAGCGTCTACCTGCTCGACCGGGCCACCGGCACCGAGGTCGCCACGGAGGCGGTGGTGCCGCTGGCCCGCGGGGTCGTCCTGCCCGAGCGCAGCGGCGCGGGCCGGGTGTCGGTCCGGGCCGGCGCGGTGACCGTGACGATCGACCAGACGCCCGAGGCGACGCTCCTGCGGGCCAGCGCCGGTCAGGTCGAGATCGACCTGACCATGCCGCTGCCGCCGGGGCACGAGTCGCTCGGCGTGGTGGTGCCCTGGGGACGGCACCGCTTCCAGTACACGGTCAAGGACGTCGGTCGGCCGGTGCAGGGCCGGTTCCGGGTGGGCACCACCTGGCACGACGTCCCGTCGGCGGAGTCGTTCGCGGTGCTGGACCACGGGCGGGGCAAGTGGCCGTACTCGATCACCTGGAACTGGGCCGCGGGCGCCGGCCCTGGTCGCGCGATCCAGCTCGGCGGGGCCTGGACCGACGGCACCGGGAGCACCGAGAACGCGCTCGTCGTCGACGGCCGGTTGCACAAGATCGGTGACGAGCTGCGCTGGCGGTACGACCGCGCCGACTGGACCCGGCCGTGGCGGATCACCGGACCCCGGGTCGACGTGACGTTCCACCCCTTCCACGAGCGGGTCTCCCGCACCAGCCTCGGCGTCGTCGCCAACGAGACCCACCAGTGCTTCGGGCACTTCACCGGCTGGGCGGCCACCGACGACGGCGAGCGGATCGACCTCGACGGTCTGGTCGGCTGGGCGGAGGAGGCCCGCAACCGCTGGTAG
- a CDS encoding holin, with translation MFTTTFWKQAAERAVKSAAQALLGLWALDGWFDVLTADWPMAGGVALGGAVLSLLTSLVSLAGGPEQSPSLVSTTPPAAPVEPTARPSRDPHTAR, from the coding sequence GTGTTCACCACGACCTTCTGGAAGCAGGCCGCCGAACGGGCGGTCAAGTCGGCCGCGCAGGCCCTGCTCGGCCTCTGGGCCCTCGACGGTTGGTTCGACGTCCTGACCGCTGACTGGCCGATGGCCGGCGGGGTGGCTCTCGGCGGTGCGGTCCTGTCGCTGCTGACGTCGCTGGTTTCGCTCGCCGGTGGACCGGAGCAGTCGCCGAGCCTGGTGTCGACCACGCCACCGGCGGCGCCCGTCGAGCCGACCGCCCGCCCATCGCGCGACCCGCACACCGCCCGGTAG